One region of Ardenticatena maritima genomic DNA includes:
- the ptsP gene encoding phosphoenolpyruvate--protein phosphotransferase, with protein sequence MVGIVIVSHSPTLAEGVRELAQQMSPTPVPIALAAGTGDPQHPIGTNPEAILNAIRAVWSPDGVVVLMDLGSAILSAESALDFLTEEERARVRLVAAPLVEGALSAVATAGTGAPLEQVVAEARQALAPKQAHLGEEPPAQSAEVGAPEAGDELRLVVHNPAGLHARPAARLVAEVARYDADVHVRNITRQKGPVSARSINQLALLDVRQGDEIGVRATGPDAPRALSAVRDLVERAFDEPLTPLSEPAAAIESAPREVEAGAVLQGIPISPGIAIGNVAHFHRAPLPTTPPDTPAEAPDAEWARLQQAIAETRHALDELEAQTAAQAGAEEAAIFEAHKLFLDDPALLERARALVFDEHRSAEYAWHRAVSEVAAQYAALETPYLQARRADVEDVGAQVFAHLTNEPVHTDLPAGSILVAADLLPSDVARLSPEQVQGVCLALGGATAHAAILIRGLGIPAVAGVGAAILNVPEGTRIALDGSRGTVWIDPDEATLRDLEARRAAWLAEEAEARRAAEQEGATRDGVRIEVAANVRRLADAESAVRFGAEGVGLLRTEFLFMARREAPSEALQVQMYQAVAEALQGRPVIIRTLDVGGDKPLPFVEMPREANPFLGQRGIRFSLAHPDLFKTQLRAILRAAATHPIHLMFPMVSTVDEVRQARALLDAARREAMEAGHDVGTPQVGIMVETPSAVWLADHLATLVDFFSIGTNDLTQYLFAADRTNPHVAELADPFHPAVLRAITHTARVAGEHGVWVGVCGELAGDPLGAVLLVGLGVRELSMNPPAIPRVKRALGRFTLAEAQHLAQQALTLEDGKAVRAWGAEQMRNS encoded by the coding sequence ATGGTTGGCATTGTCATCGTTTCCCACAGTCCCACACTCGCCGAAGGTGTGCGCGAACTGGCGCAACAAATGAGCCCAACACCGGTGCCTATCGCTCTGGCTGCCGGCACGGGCGACCCGCAGCACCCTATCGGTACGAACCCCGAGGCGATTCTCAACGCTATCCGCGCCGTCTGGTCGCCGGACGGGGTTGTGGTGCTCATGGACCTGGGAAGCGCCATTCTCAGCGCCGAAAGTGCGCTCGATTTTCTCACTGAGGAAGAGCGGGCGCGTGTGCGGCTGGTTGCCGCGCCGTTGGTGGAAGGGGCGCTAAGCGCCGTCGCCACCGCCGGCACAGGTGCGCCGCTTGAACAGGTCGTTGCGGAAGCACGCCAGGCGCTTGCCCCCAAGCAAGCCCACCTGGGTGAAGAACCACCCGCCCAATCCGCCGAGGTCGGCGCTCCAGAAGCCGGCGATGAATTGCGCCTGGTCGTGCACAATCCGGCGGGGCTGCACGCCCGCCCGGCGGCGCGCCTTGTGGCGGAAGTCGCACGCTACGACGCCGACGTGCATGTGCGCAACATCACCCGCCAAAAAGGACCCGTCAGCGCCCGGAGCATCAACCAACTCGCCCTGCTTGACGTGCGCCAGGGCGATGAAATCGGCGTCCGCGCCACCGGTCCCGACGCACCGCGCGCGCTCAGCGCCGTGCGCGACCTGGTGGAACGCGCCTTCGATGAGCCGCTCACGCCGCTTTCTGAACCCGCCGCCGCCATCGAAAGCGCCCCGCGTGAAGTCGAAGCGGGCGCGGTCCTGCAAGGCATTCCCATCTCGCCCGGCATTGCCATCGGGAACGTGGCGCATTTTCACCGCGCGCCACTCCCCACCACCCCGCCGGATACACCCGCCGAAGCCCCCGATGCGGAGTGGGCGCGCCTGCAACAAGCCATCGCAGAGACACGCCACGCGCTGGATGAACTGGAAGCCCAAACCGCGGCGCAAGCCGGCGCTGAGGAAGCGGCGATTTTCGAGGCGCATAAACTCTTCCTGGACGACCCGGCGTTGCTGGAACGCGCGCGCGCGCTTGTCTTCGATGAACACCGTTCCGCCGAATATGCGTGGCATCGCGCGGTGAGTGAAGTCGCCGCCCAATATGCCGCGCTGGAAACGCCCTACCTGCAAGCCCGCCGCGCCGATGTGGAAGACGTAGGCGCGCAAGTCTTCGCCCATTTGACGAACGAGCCCGTCCACACAGACCTGCCGGCGGGGAGCATCCTGGTCGCCGCCGACCTGCTCCCGTCCGACGTGGCGCGTCTCTCGCCGGAACAGGTGCAAGGTGTTTGCCTGGCGCTTGGGGGGGCAACCGCCCACGCCGCCATTTTGATTCGGGGGTTGGGTATTCCAGCGGTGGCGGGGGTTGGCGCCGCCATCCTCAACGTGCCCGAAGGCACGCGCATCGCGCTGGACGGCTCACGCGGCACTGTCTGGATTGACCCCGATGAAGCCACCTTGCGCGACTTGGAAGCCCGCCGCGCCGCCTGGCTGGCGGAAGAAGCCGAAGCCCGCCGCGCCGCCGAACAAGAGGGCGCCACCCGCGACGGGGTGCGTATTGAAGTCGCCGCCAACGTGCGCCGCCTTGCCGACGCGGAAAGCGCCGTGCGATTTGGCGCAGAAGGGGTTGGGCTGCTGCGCACAGAGTTTCTGTTCATGGCGCGCCGCGAAGCCCCAAGCGAAGCGTTGCAAGTGCAAATGTACCAGGCGGTTGCCGAAGCGTTGCAGGGGCGTCCCGTCATCATCCGCACGCTGGATGTGGGAGGCGACAAGCCGCTGCCGTTTGTGGAAATGCCGCGCGAAGCCAACCCGTTTTTGGGACAGCGGGGCATCCGTTTTTCGCTTGCGCACCCCGATTTGTTCAAAACGCAATTGCGAGCCATTCTCCGCGCCGCCGCCACGCATCCCATCCACCTGATGTTCCCCATGGTCAGCACAGTGGACGAAGTGCGCCAGGCGCGGGCGCTGCTCGACGCCGCCCGCCGCGAAGCCATGGAAGCGGGGCACGACGTGGGCACGCCGCAGGTTGGCATCATGGTCGAAACGCCCTCTGCGGTCTGGCTCGCCGACCATCTGGCAACGCTGGTGGATTTTTTCAGCATCGGCACAAACGACCTGACGCAATATCTCTTCGCCGCCGACCGCACCAATCCACACGTTGCCGAACTGGCAGACCCCTTCCACCCTGCGGTTTTGCGTGCGATTACCCACACGGCGCGCGTTGCGGGCGAGCATGGTGTGTGGGTGGGGGTATGCGGCGAACTCGCCGGCGACCCGCTGGGCGCGGTTCTGCTGGTGGGGCTGGGTGTACGCGAGTTGAGCATGAACCCGCCCGCCATTCCGCGCGTCAAGCGGGCGCTGGGGCGCTTCACGCTTGCCGAAGCGCAACACCTGGCGCAACAGGCGCTCACCCTGGAAGACGGCAAGGCTGTGCGGGCGTGGGGGGCTGAACAGATGCGCAATTCGTGA
- a CDS encoding 4-coumarate--CoA ligase family protein, protein MFRSPLPDVTIPVVPLTDFVLGDAARFGDKPALIDGPTGRTITYTQLAQAVERVAAGLAARGLRKGDVVAVYSPNLPEYAIAFHGTLRAGGIVTTANPLYTVEELTHQLNDAGATFLITIPPLLETALAAAQQSNVREVFVFGEAEGATPFAALLQSEGAAPNVEIDPREDVAVLPYSSGTTGLPKGVMLTHYNLVSNLCQIAALEPLTPDDVLIGILPFFHIYGMIVILNSALNNGATVVSMPRFDLVQFLELMQKHRVTRAHLVPPVVLALAKHPIVDQYDLSALRMIMSGAAPLGEELAVAVSERLGCKVKQAYGMTEASPATHITPDDRIKPAAVGVLVPNTEARIVDPATGQDVGVGERGEIWIRGPQVMKGYLNRPDATAATVDAEGWLHTGDVGYADEDGYFYIVDRVKELIKYKGYQVAPAELEAVLLSHPAVADAAVIPVPDEEAGEIPKAFVVKKADVDADELMAYVAEHVAPYKKVREIEFVESIPKSASGKILRRVLVEQERARRAR, encoded by the coding sequence ATGTTTCGCAGCCCGCTTCCAGATGTCACCATCCCCGTCGTCCCTCTGACCGATTTTGTGCTGGGTGATGCCGCTCGCTTTGGCGACAAACCCGCCCTCATTGATGGCCCCACCGGACGCACCATCACCTACACGCAACTGGCACAGGCTGTTGAACGGGTTGCCGCAGGGCTGGCGGCGCGAGGTTTGCGTAAAGGCGATGTGGTTGCCGTTTACAGCCCCAACCTGCCGGAATACGCGATTGCGTTTCATGGCACATTGCGCGCTGGTGGCATTGTCACCACGGCAAACCCGCTTTACACCGTGGAAGAACTGACGCACCAGCTCAACGATGCCGGCGCGACTTTTCTCATCACCATTCCCCCTTTGCTGGAAACAGCATTAGCCGCCGCCCAACAAAGCAACGTGCGCGAAGTCTTTGTGTTTGGCGAAGCCGAAGGCGCAACGCCCTTTGCAGCGCTCTTGCAAAGTGAAGGCGCCGCGCCCAACGTGGAGATTGACCCGCGCGAAGACGTGGCGGTGCTGCCCTATTCCAGCGGGACCACGGGGTTGCCCAAAGGCGTCATGCTGACGCACTACAACCTTGTTTCAAACTTATGTCAAATTGCTGCCCTGGAACCGCTGACGCCCGACGATGTGCTCATCGGCATTCTGCCCTTCTTCCACATCTACGGCATGATTGTGATTTTGAACAGCGCCCTCAACAACGGCGCAACGGTCGTCTCCATGCCACGCTTCGACCTTGTGCAATTCCTAGAACTGATGCAGAAGCACCGTGTCACCCGCGCCCATCTTGTGCCCCCTGTGGTGCTCGCCCTTGCCAAACACCCCATCGTTGACCAATACGACCTCTCCGCCCTGCGCATGATTATGAGCGGCGCGGCGCCGCTGGGTGAAGAACTCGCTGTAGCTGTCAGCGAACGGCTGGGCTGCAAAGTCAAACAAGCCTATGGCATGACGGAAGCCAGCCCCGCAACGCACATCACCCCCGACGACCGTATCAAACCCGCGGCGGTCGGTGTGCTAGTGCCCAACACCGAAGCGCGCATTGTTGACCCTGCCACCGGGCAAGATGTTGGCGTAGGAGAACGGGGCGAAATTTGGATTCGGGGACCGCAGGTCATGAAGGGGTATCTCAACCGCCCCGACGCGACCGCCGCGACTGTGGACGCCGAGGGGTGGCTCCACACGGGCGATGTGGGGTACGCCGATGAAGATGGGTACTTCTACATTGTTGACCGCGTGAAAGAACTCATCAAATACAAAGGGTATCAGGTTGCGCCGGCGGAACTGGAAGCCGTCTTGCTTTCACATCCAGCCGTTGCCGACGCCGCCGTTATCCCCGTGCCGGATGAAGAAGCCGGCGAAATTCCCAAAGCGTTTGTGGTGAAAAAAGCCGACGTGGATGCCGATGAATTGATGGCTTATGTGGCCGAGCATGTCGCACCGTACAAAAAAGTGCGCGAAATCGAGTTCGTCGAGAGCATTCCCAAATCAGCGTCGGGAAAGATTTTGCGGCGTGTGTTGGTGGAACAAGAACGCGCCCGTCGTGCACGCTGA
- a CDS encoding extracellular solute-binding protein: protein MPLEVSFMFHGANPSTLEEDFRKALAMYGDRSVLDGLNIEILDWERGWNRLVQYAAYNRGPDVSEIGSTWLSALVAMDAIRPLEPEEATALQYGRTFVPGMWEVTQMPGTADVWAVPLFADVRVVFVWRDMLEAAGVDPEQAFTSLESVEATFTALQAHGVATPFAIPMGSNARFLHLQMAISWVWAAGGDLFSPDYSRVALLDGPALEGLKAFYRLARFMPVKGQILTDVAVNAELFTQRRIAATIAGMWMWGALQNLPREEWEGKLDILHPPARPFLGGSLLVIWRHSLRRSEVLKFLRAATNPDVQTAMADTLLVLPVRTESLERAPFTEDPYLQRLADAVRVGRGYPTVPLLGIVEDRITDALMRVWHDVLNHPTADPEPFIKRHLEPTVARLNEMLAK from the coding sequence ATGCCTCTAGAAGTCTCATTCATGTTCCATGGTGCGAATCCCTCAACCTTGGAAGAGGATTTTCGCAAAGCATTGGCGATGTATGGCGATCGCTCCGTTCTCGATGGCTTGAACATCGAAATTTTGGATTGGGAGCGAGGATGGAACCGCCTGGTGCAATACGCGGCATACAACCGTGGCCCAGATGTCTCTGAAATTGGCTCAACCTGGCTGAGTGCGCTGGTGGCTATGGATGCGATCCGCCCACTGGAACCGGAAGAGGCAACCGCATTGCAGTATGGGCGCACTTTTGTGCCGGGGATGTGGGAAGTGACGCAAATGCCCGGCACCGCTGATGTGTGGGCGGTTCCGCTTTTTGCTGATGTGCGCGTTGTGTTTGTGTGGCGTGATATGCTCGAAGCCGCGGGCGTGGACCCCGAACAGGCATTTACCTCTCTTGAATCGGTGGAGGCGACGTTCACCGCCTTGCAAGCGCACGGCGTGGCAACACCGTTTGCTATCCCCATGGGGTCGAATGCGCGCTTCTTGCATTTGCAGATGGCCATTTCATGGGTGTGGGCTGCCGGCGGCGATTTGTTCTCGCCGGATTATTCACGTGTGGCGTTGCTCGACGGCCCAGCTCTGGAAGGTTTGAAAGCCTTTTATCGCTTGGCGCGGTTTATGCCTGTGAAGGGGCAGATATTGACGGATGTAGCGGTGAATGCCGAACTGTTCACCCAGCGTCGTATTGCTGCAACGATTGCGGGTATGTGGATGTGGGGCGCGTTGCAAAACCTGCCTCGGGAGGAATGGGAAGGCAAATTGGATATTCTGCACCCGCCGGCGCGGCCTTTCCTGGGTGGTTCGTTGCTGGTGATTTGGCGGCATAGTTTGCGGCGCAGTGAGGTGTTGAAGTTTTTGCGTGCCGCCACCAACCCAGATGTGCAGACCGCCATGGCGGATACGTTGCTGGTTTTACCTGTGCGGACTGAATCGCTGGAACGCGCACCATTCACCGAAGACCCTTACTTGCAACGCTTGGCGGACGCCGTGCGTGTAGGGCGAGGATACCCAACAGTGCCGCTTTTGGGCATTGTCGAAGATCGCATTACCGATGCGCTGATGCGTGTTTGGCATGATGTCCTCAATCACCCTACAGCTGATCCCGAACCCTTCATCAAGCGCCATCTCGAACCGACGGTGGCGCGGCTGAACGAGATGTTGGCGAAGTAA
- a CDS encoding ferredoxin--NADP reductase domain-containing protein, protein MSTNSIRVAIIGSGPSAFYAAGHLLLQSDPEVWVDMYEHLPTPFGLVRYGVAPDHQKIKNVTKVFSKTASHPRFRFFGNVTYGKDIMLADLKRFYHAILFATGASVDRKMGIPGEDLPRSYPATEFVAWYNGHPDYAHLTFDLEQERIAVVGVGNVAVDVTRILLKDPDELAKTDIADYALEALRKSKVREVYLLGRRGPAQAKFTYPEIRELTSLPNIDVIVPPEEAELDPLSRKELEENPDKDVEAKVELIQELAHKQPEGKPRRLILRFLVSPTELLGDEETGVQSMKLVHNELYATEAGTLRPRPTDRYEELPVTEVYRAIGYRGVPLPDVPFHERWGVILNADGRVLDPETNQPLYGLYCTGWIKRGAQGVIGTNKPDAVATSEHIIEDARAGRLLAPETTDPDVIEQFVRERQPDFVSWEDWLILDRLEVERGKAQGRPRVKFTSVEEMLEAIRREKMTAG, encoded by the coding sequence TGCTGCTTCAAAGCGACCCGGAAGTCTGGGTGGACATGTACGAACATCTGCCCACACCTTTTGGCTTGGTGCGCTACGGCGTGGCGCCCGACCACCAAAAAATCAAGAATGTGACCAAGGTTTTTAGTAAAACCGCCAGCCATCCGCGTTTTCGCTTCTTTGGAAATGTGACGTATGGCAAAGACATCATGCTTGCAGATTTGAAGCGCTTCTATCATGCCATTCTCTTCGCCACAGGCGCTTCTGTTGATCGCAAAATGGGTATTCCTGGTGAAGATTTGCCGCGGAGTTATCCCGCTACTGAATTTGTCGCCTGGTACAATGGTCATCCTGACTACGCCCACCTGACTTTTGATTTGGAACAAGAGCGTATTGCTGTGGTCGGCGTCGGGAACGTGGCTGTGGACGTGACTCGCATTTTGTTGAAAGACCCCGATGAACTCGCCAAAACCGATATCGCCGATTATGCGCTCGAAGCGTTGCGTAAAAGCAAGGTGCGCGAAGTCTATTTGCTGGGGCGGCGTGGTCCCGCGCAAGCCAAATTCACATACCCTGAAATTCGCGAATTGACTTCGTTGCCCAACATTGATGTGATTGTGCCGCCCGAAGAAGCCGAACTGGACCCATTGAGCCGCAAGGAATTGGAAGAGAACCCCGACAAGGATGTGGAAGCCAAAGTTGAATTGATTCAGGAATTGGCGCACAAACAACCCGAAGGAAAACCGCGCCGCCTGATTTTGCGCTTCCTGGTTTCCCCCACAGAACTGTTGGGCGATGAGGAAACAGGCGTCCAATCCATGAAACTCGTCCATAACGAACTGTACGCGACCGAAGCCGGCACGCTGCGCCCACGCCCAACCGACCGCTACGAAGAGTTGCCTGTGACCGAGGTGTACCGCGCGATTGGGTATCGGGGCGTGCCGTTGCCCGATGTGCCTTTCCATGAACGCTGGGGCGTGATCCTCAACGCCGATGGCCGCGTGCTCGACCCCGAGACCAACCAGCCTCTGTACGGGCTGTACTGCACAGGCTGGATCAAACGTGGGGCGCAAGGTGTCATTGGCACCAACAAACCCGATGCAGTCGCGACGAGCGAACACATCATCGAAGATGCGCGTGCAGGGCGGTTGCTTGCGCCCGAAACAACAGACCCGGATGTCATCGAGCAATTTGTGCGCGAGCGCCAGCCCGACTTCGTTTCGTGGGAGGATTGGTTGATTCTGGACCGCCTGGAAGTGGAGCGTGGCAAGGCGCAGGGGCGCCCACGCGTGAAGTTTACCAGCGTCGAAGAGATGCTTGAAGCCATCCGCCGTGAAAAGATGACGGCGGGATGA